From one Saccharomyces cerevisiae S288C chromosome XVI, complete sequence genomic stretch:
- the HST2 gene encoding histone deacetylase HST2 (Cytoplasmic NAD(+)-dependent protein deacetylase; deacetylation targets are primarily cytoplasmic proteins; member of the silencing information regulator 2 (Sir2) family of NAD(+)-dependent protein deacetylases; modulates nucleolar (rDNA) and telomeric silencing; possesses NAD(+)-dependent histone deacetylase activity in vitro; contains a nuclear export signal (NES); function regulated by its nuclear export), translating into MSVSTASTEMSVRKIAAHMKSNPNAKVIFMVGAGISTSCGIPDFRSPGTGLYHNLARLKLPYPEAVFDVDFFQSDPLPFYTLAKELYPGNFRPSKFHYLLKLFQDKDVLKRVYTQNIDTLERQAGVKDDLIIEAHGSFAHCHCIGCGKVYPPQVFKSKLAEHPIKDFVKCDVCGELVKPAIVFFGEDLPDSFSETWLNDSEWLREKITTSGKHPQQPLVIVVGTSLAVYPFASLPEEIPRKVKRVLCNLETVGDFKANKRPTDLIVHQYSDEFAEQLVEELGWQEDFEKILTAQGGMGDNSKEQLLEIVHDLENLSLDQSEHESADKKDKKLQRLNGHDSDEDGASNSSSSQKAAKE; encoded by the coding sequence ATGTCTGTTTCTACCGCCTCTACAGAGATGTCGGTTAGGAAGATCGCTGCTCATATGAAAAGCAACCCCAACGCTAAAGTAATCTTTATGGTGGGTGCCGGGATATCCACTTCTTGTGGGATACCAGACTTCCGATCTCCGGGAACTGGCCTGTACCATAACTTGGCCAGGTTGAAGTTGCCGTACCCTGAAGCAGTGTTCGATGtcgattttttccaatCGGATCCTTTGCCATTTTACACTTTGGCTAAAGAGTTGTATCCCGGAAATTTCAGACCTTCTAAGTTTCActatcttttgaaattgtttCAAGACAAAGACGTTTTGAAGAGAGTATATACCCAGAATATAGACACTTTAGAAAGACAGGCCGGTGTTAAGGATGATCTGATCATCGAGGCCCATGGCAGTTTTGCTCACTGTCATTGTATCGGATGTGGTAAAGTTTATCCCCCACAGGTTTTCAAATCCAAGCTGGCAGAGCATCCTATAAAGGATTTTGTCAAGTGTGATGTGTGCGGTGAACTGGTAAAGCCGGcaatagttttttttggcgAAGATCTACCGGATTCCTTTTCGGAAACTTGGTTAAACGATTCAGAGTGGCTTCGTGAAAAAATCACGACATCTGGAAAACATCCTCAGCAGCCTCTTGTCATCGTCGTTGGCACCTCACTAGCCGTTTATCCCTTTGCGTCTCTGCCCGAAGAAATTCCTCGAAAGGTAAAAAGAGTTCTGTGCAATTTGGAAACGGTGGGCGATTTTAAAGCTAACAAGAGGCCTACAGATTTAATAGTTCATCAGTACTCGGATGAGTTTGCCGAGCAACTCGTTGAAGAATTAGGTTGGCAAGAAGATTTCGAAAAGATACTTACGGCCCAAGGTGGAATGGGGGATAACTCTAAAGAGCAATTACTTGAAATTGTACATGATTTAGAGAATTTGAGTTTGGATCAATCTGAACATGAGAGTGCAGACAAGAAGGATAAGAAGCTACAGCGTCTCAATGGCCATGACAGCGATGAAGATGGAGCAAGCAACTCCTCTTCTTCACAAAAAGCCGCTAAAGAATAA
- the CIP1 gene encoding Cip1p (Cyclin-dependent kinase inhibitor; activated by environmental stress; interacts with and inhibits the Cdc28p/Cln2p, G1/S phase cyclin-dependent kinase complex but not S-phase, or M-phase complexes; overexpression blocks cells in G1 phase and stabilizes the Cdc28p inhibitor Sic1p, while disruption accelerates the G1/S phase transition; phosphorylated during S phase in a Cdc28p-dependent manner; green fluorescent protein (GFP)-fusion protein localizes to the cytoplasm and to the nucleus), with the protein MLLERLHKRLHAGSSRRSQENKDKNCKPEDALPIQPEAQHQTQDPQPLLNCDYDDMIAFDRNLSTPVFTPVMTPINNSSSNQAKSSDASYFPPYLNANRTRQNSASSLASSVSDFAQNFKQHTFYNNNAQFTSFTPQFVGLLLEVYQNTCSDPTITPFDTTNPPSGILNRVAKAAIQQSELQQLDIGCDRNSWLLTLVRQRLLQEVRKDGYLSRNTSLTSLPPPPPPQFSEMLRVPSPFVNADITDPIPLSNTNSNPNVSSTTSLTNTLNWYSLQRSNVSMKNRNGSSQYISELQPQPILARTNSNNSVSNSNAFSLLTPTPTTDSAFNFNIALLSRQRSNIISSPLASTRLPTANVSTEESSILPNESLKLKRDLLRLKR; encoded by the coding sequence ATGCTGCTGGAAAGATTGCACAAGAGATTACACGCCGGCTCTTCTAGGCGatctcaagaaaataaggaCAAGAATTGCAAGCCCGAAGACGCGTTGCCCATCCAACCAGAAGCTCAACATCAAACTCAGGACCCTCAGCCGTTGTTAAATTGTGATTACGATGACATGATTGCATTTGACAGAAACTTGTCCACTCCCGTTTTCACTCCGGTAATGACTCCTATAAATAATAGCAGCTCCAATCAGGCGAAAAGCTCGGATGCCTCGTATTTTCCACCTTACCTCAATGCTAATAGAACCAGACAGAATAGCGCCTCTTCGCTGGCGAGTTCCGTTTCCGATTTCGCTCAGAATTTCAAACAACATACCTTTTACAACAATAACGCTCAATTCACTTCGTTCACACCGCAGTTTGTCGGCCTTCTATTAGAAGTTTACCAAAACACGTGCAGCGATCCTACGATAACTCCGTTTGATACTACAAACCCTCCCTCAGGAATATTGAATAGAGTTGCCAAAGCGGCTATACAGCAATCTGAGCTTCAACAATTGGATATCGGATGTGACAGAAATAGCTGGCTTTTAACATTGGTAAGACAGCGCTTGTTGCAAGAGGTCAGAAAAGACGGCTATCTTTCTCGTAACACTTCTTTAACTTCTTTACCCCCACCACCCCCACCACAGTTTTCTGAAATGCTTAGAGTTCCCTCCCCGTTTGTTAACGCAGATATTACCGATCCAATCCCCTTATCAAACACAAACTCGAATCCGAATGTAAGCTCTACTACCAGCCTGACCAACACGTTGAACTGGTATTCCTTACAAAGATCCAACGTCTCAATGAAGAATAGAAATGGCTCGTCCCAGTATATTTCAGAATTACAACCACAACCTATCTTAGCCCGCACAAATTCTAACAATAGTGTTAGCAACAGTAATGCCTTTTCTTTACTCACGCCAACGCCTACAACAGATTCCGCATTTAATTTTAACATAGCTCTGCTATCGAGACAACGTAGCAATATCATATCGTCCCCCTTAGCTAGTACTCGTTTACCTACAGCAAACGTGTCCACTGAAGAATCCTCTATTTTACCAAATGAATCATTGAAGCTAAAAAGAGATTTATTGCGTCTTAAAAGGTAA
- the MRPS16 gene encoding mitochondrial 37S ribosomal protein bS16m MRPS16 (Mitochondrial ribosomal protein of the small subunit) has translation MTCGLVRIRLARFGRKNSPVYNIVVANSRKARDAKPIEVLGTYVPVPSPVTKRELKRGVVPIKDVKLDFDRTKYWIGVGAQPSETVTKLLRKAGILNDAWATSKNSNVNRKVVFERMETLE, from the coding sequence ATGACCTGTGGTCTAGTACGAATAAGGTTAGCTagatttggaagaaaaaatagtCCGGTCTATAATATCGTAGTGGCTAATTCCCGTAAGGCGAGGGATGCTAAACCGATCGAGGTACTAGGAACCTACGTGCCGGTACCCAGCCCAGTGACCAAGAGAGAATTGAAGAGGGGCGTTGTACCTATTAAAGACGTGAAGCTTGATTTTGATAGAACAAAATATTGGATTGGTGTGGGAGCACAACCTAGCGAAACAGTTACTAAACTATTACGAAAGGCTGGTATATTAAATGATGCATGGGCCACTAGTAAGAACAGCAATGTGAATAGGAAAGTtgtatttgaaagaatGGAAACATTGGAGTGA
- the RRP12 gene encoding mRNA-binding protein RRP12 (Protein required for export of the ribosomal subunits; associates with the RNA components of the pre-ribosomes; has a role in nuclear import in association with Pse1p; also plays a role in the cell cycle and the DNA damage response; contains HEAT-repeats), whose amino-acid sequence MDQDKVAFLLELEDKLAKIRSQVNSKLENQKHIAIILTAVEENIAGQATNDVSKNIVNYIISFMSLLDQAVDPSTHEIKDIQLASSSTYLLDLIFHYSPKVLLRSKFSEILTKIAPCITAEKANAPLIRAAIGCLESLLIAQDAQAWNNTYDLNVTPKRGLQGILELSLDVRPKVRKRALDAVHAVLLNPPVAPTAEHVAAVFVADFCDKQLAGILNDLSNLSNKQLKAQKTKEDINASVMRSLRLITSVVSTGQWPSSQIEPLCDVLLGVTKSSEQYLVSASFECFESMFKTMAETTISSGLAENKYLRVLDTIFALKPSNVDTLLTKSWIAVVIKGMSTYATHQPLKALRKIPGVFHIMCTYLASETPEVYQAASQCLISILSESVKDDLLLYTPSVDEKVFKNVDEIISQIAKTFIDFLSIRYSHCSREILKILVAAFNKFRYRSNPHFLKSLKIVDTWRVNEEQFMDLRNEIELVIGASISAMGPEMILAEAPLNLDNPSSERPGRAWLLPLIRDYTKNANLATFQNELAPYIKSFQSKFDKVPEESIQLRVFQTIVDQIWSTLPRFCELPMDLRESFTDEFASELSSLLYSEVELRTTICHALKVLAESNVSYAEESSSHNVLLLQRFPISEAQKNIEYLSTKSTNLLAVLFNVYTQTTPNARSYILETIDQYLKITSKEDLEKTFNNVCGLLKNSMNEESSGNVNKEKKKPQLTATLLDLIICMITYLPVSSYSALFSMFSLTVNSADALIQKRAYRIITKLSELKSGSTAVAQFISDIENVMVDSASSVQTSAKAARLTAIKTIVELLPLDHLDFIVRTVAEVILSTKDVNEKSRETAFDTLICMGRKMNEPNGIIKLFQIPGYDPTTPDQSSSISEFFKIISAGLIGESQHMVSSSITGYACLVFEFKNELDSGILMDIYDTIELYLTSNSREIVKSAIGFTKVCVLGLPEELMRPKVPELLLKLLRWSHEHTGHFKAKVKHIIERLIRRFGYDYIEANFPEEDRRLLTNIRKMRNRNKRKDEEVTTGVSDVAATKGSRFMSAFDEAVYGSDEENDNGSDQEENVAGGKMKNGAKQFIVESGDNPLDLLDSQTLAHISSTRPKKFNKNQNRARFNDDAFNFDSEGKLVVKGQPKPSTNVDDPLSAVTSGINAYLEAVKSGPVRGQRNKLKFRKNGKDSDEFGDDDDGEKDSRLMRGRVNQGNKIGKHNKKGPKFKSRKKL is encoded by the coding sequence ATGGATCAAGACAAagttgcttttcttttagagCTGGAGGACAAGCTGGCTAAAATTCGTTCCCAAGTAAACTCTAAATTGGAGAATCAAAAGCATATTGCTATAATATTAACTGCCGTTGAGGAAAATATTGCAGGTCAAGCTACAAAtgatgtttcaaaaaacaTTGTAAATTATATCATTTCCTTTATGTCACTATTGGATCAAGCAGTAGACCCATCTACTcatgaaataaaagatattcAATTGGCTTCCTCATCTACATATCTTCTAGATCTGATATTTCATTATTCGCCTAAGGTATTATTAAGATCGAAGTTTTCTGAAATCCTAACGAAAATTGCCCCATGTATCACTGCAGAAAAGGCTAATGCCCCTCTAATTAGAGCTGCTATTGGTTGTTTAGAATCTCTTCTTATTGCTCAAGATGCACAAGCCTGGAACAATACTTATGATCTAAACGTCACTCCAAAAAGAGGTTTGCAGGGTATACTTGAACTTTCTTTAGATGTAAGACCAAAAGTTAGAAAGAGAGCGCTAGATGCAGTTCATGCGGTCTTATTAAACCCTCCTGTTGCACCAACTGCAGAGCATGTAGCGGCAGTTTTTGTAGCAGATTTCTGTGACAAGCAGTTAGCAGGTATTTTAAATGATCTCTcgaatttatcaaataaaCAATTGAAAGCACAGAAAACAAAGGAAGACATTAACGCTAGTGTCATGCGCTCTCTAAGGTTGATTACTTCAGTCGTCTCTACTGGACAGTGGCCATCTTCACAGATTGAGCCTCTTTGTGATGTACTATTGGGAGTCACCAAAAGCTCAGAGCAATATCTCGTTTCTGCATCAtttgaatgttttgaaAGCATGTTCAAAACAATGGCAGAAACTACCATTTCTTCTGGATTGGCTGAAAATAAGTACCTAAGAGTCTTGGATACCATTTTTGCATTAAAACCCTCAAATGTCGATACATTATTAACCAAGTCCTGGATTGCTGTGGTCATTAAGGGTATGTCCACTTACGCAACACATCAACCACTGAAAGCGCTACGTAAAATTCCTGGTGTATTTCACATTATGTGCACATATTTAGCTAGTGAAACTCCAGAAGTGTACCAAGCTGCCTCTCAATGTCTTATCTCAATCCTTTCTGAGTCTGTTAAAGATGATTTGTTATTGTATACACCAAGTGTGGATGAgaaagttttcaaaaacgtAGATGAAATCATCTCTCAAATTGCGAAAACATTTATCGACTTTTTATCCATTAGATATTCCCATTGTTCCAGAGAAATTCTTAAGATTTTGGTGGCAGCATTCAACAAATTCAGATATAGATCTAATCCTCACTTTTTAAAATCACTGAAAATAGTCGATACATGGAGAGTAAATGAAGAACAGTTTATGGATTTGAGAAATGAAATCGAATTAGTAATCGGAGCCTCCATTTCTGCTATGGGCCCTGAAATGATACTCGCAGAAGCACCCCTGAATTTAGACAATCCATCTTCCGAAAGACCTGGCAGGGCTTGGTTGTTACCGCTTATTAGAGATTATACGAAAAATGCGAACCTTGCAACTTTTCAAAACGAATTGGCACCATACattaaaagttttcaatCTAAGTTCGATAAAGTCCCGGAAGAATCTATTCAATTGAGAGTTTTTCAAACTATTGTTGACCAAATCTGGTCTACACTTCCACGGTTTTGTGAACTCCCAATGGACTTGAGGGAATCCTTCACTGACGAATTTGCCTCAGAACtatcttctttattatacAGCGAGGTTGAGTTAAGAACTACAATTTGTCATGCTTTAAAGGTCTTGGCAGAAAGCAATGTTTCATATGCCGAAGAGTCCTCTTCTCACAACGTTTTATTGTTGCAACGTTTCCCCATTTCTGAAGCTCAAAAGAATATAGAATACCTTTCAACCAAATCAACGAATCTTCTAGCAGTTTTGTTCAATGTTTATACTCAAACCACTCCAAATGCAAGGAGTTATATTTTGGAAACGATTGATCAATATTTAAAGATTACTTCAAAGGAAGATTTGGAGAAAACTTTCAACAACGTATGTGgtcttttgaagaattctATGAATGAAGAAAGTAGCGGAAATgtgaacaaagaaaagaaaaagcctCAATTGACAGCGACACTATTGGACTTAATCATATGTATGATAACATACTTACCTGTCTCGTCTTATTCTGCTTTATTCTCAATGTTTAGCCTCACCGTAAATTCTGCTGACGCGctaattcaaaaaagagCTTATAGAATTATTACAAAGCTTTCTGAGTTGAAATCGGGATCAACAGCTGTCGCCCAATTCATTTCGGATATTGAGAATGTCATGGTAGATAGCGCCTCCTCTGTTCAAACATCTGCTAAAGCTGCAAGATTAACAGCAATTAAAACCATAGTAGAATTATTACCTTTAGATCATCTTGATTTCATTGTTAGAACCGTCGCTGAGGTTATTTTGAGTACAAAGGATGtgaatgaaaaatctaGAGAGACCGCTTTTGATACTTTAATTTGTAtgggaagaaaaatgaatgaGCCAAATGGTattatcaaattattcCAAATACCAGGTTATGATCCTACCACTCCAGATCAATCGTCGTCAATATCAGAGTTTTTTAAGATCATTTCTGCCGGTCTTATTGGTGAATCTCAACATATGGTTAGTAGTTCAATTACGGGTTATGCTTGTttagtttttgaattcaaaaatgaaCTCGATTCCGGTATACTAATGGATATATATGACACCATTGAATTGTACTTAACTTCTAACTCTAGGGAAATTGTAAAAAGCGCCATTGGGTTTACCAAGGTTTGTGTTTTGGGGCTTCCAGAAGAACTGATGAGGCCAAAGGTGCCAGAGTTACTTCTAAAGTTATTAAGATGGTCTCACGAACACACTGGTCATTTCAAAGCCAAAGTCAAGCatattattgaaagattAATAAGGAGATTTGGATATGACTACATTGAAGCCAACTTCCCTGAAGAAGATAGGAGATTATTAACAAATATAAGAAAGATGCGCAATAGGAATAAGCgtaaagatgaagaagttaCTACTGGAGTTAGTGATGTAGCTGCCACAAAGGGTTCAAGATTTATGTCTGCATTCGATGAAGCTGTTTATGGGtctgatgaagaaaatgataatggATCAGATCAGGAGGAAAATGTTGCTGGTGGCAAAATGAAGAATGGGGCAAAGCAATTTATTGTAGAATCCGGTGACAACCCACTAGATTTGTTAGATTCTCAAACACTAGCTCATATATCATCTACCAGACcaaagaaattcaataagAATCAAAATAGAGCAAGGTTTAATGATGATGCGTTTAACTTTGACTCAGAAGGAAAACTCGTTGTCAAGGGGCAACCTAAACCCTCTACTAATGTAGACGATCCATTGAGTGCTGTGACAAGCGGAATCAATGCGTATCTAGAGGCTGTGAAAAGTGGTCCTGTAAGAGGTCAAAGAAACAAGCTGAAATTCAGGAAAAATGGAAAGGACTCTGATGAATTTGgcgatgatgatgatggtgaaaAGGATAGTAGGCTAATGAGAGGAAGAGTAAATCAAGGTAACAAGATTGGCAAACATAATAAGAAAGGTCCAAAGTTCAaatctagaaaaaaattatag
- the TAF3 gene encoding Taf3p (TFIID subunit (47 kDa); involved in promoter binding and RNA polymerase II transcription initiation), giving the protein MTTNNDFYFALLRISILQLLKAQGFDRARPSLVDVMTDLYAKFLSLLASEVSSIAQARCDQDDTIALQDITLALENLGIVKPTNVLDVYDENSELSSSRGMEKFKDWCIYSTQLTDARITALPTVELLQSEEKESDPLSAIPDYLNQLLQNKGAKQKLETKNRKTELIEDLINNNGLDDWIKLVIARQRINMIERASKKESQNVPALPHIAGYKSSILSRHHHTTITNEDRMPSAMTPRDEDALTEIQENPFVTSKLPIMRKENRLENITLSFEDEELESLGEVEGPNQKSQENNNEESFKENNKSLTESPHGDDRDISMFQFDSNVDTKWAEQEDMDSTFQRRTSLDYGGYF; this is encoded by the coding sequence ATGACTACAAATAATGACTTCTATTTTGCTCTACTACGCATATCTATTCTCCAATTATTGAAGGCACAAGGATTTGACAGGGCAAGGCCCAGTCTGGTGGATGTCATGACCGATCTCTATGCAAAATTCTTGAGTTTGTTAGCATCAGAGGTCAGTTCTATCGCTCAGGCAAGATGTGATCAGGACGATACAATTGCTTTACAAGATATAACTCTGGCTCTGGAAAATCTAGGTATTGTTAAGCCTACGAACGTTCTGGATGTCTATGATGAAAACTCCGAATTATCAAGTTCACGAGGAATGGAAAAGTTCAAGGACTGGTGTATTTATAGTACTCAATTGACCGACGCGCGAATAACTGCCTTACCCACAGTAGAATTACTACAAAGTgaggaaaaagaatctGATCCTTTGTCAGCAATACCTGACTATCTCAATCAATTACTGCAAAACAAGGGTGCGAAACAGAAAttagaaacaaagaataGAAAAACAGAGTTGATAGAAGATctaataaataataatggaTTAGATGATTGGATCAAATTAGTCATTGCTAGACAACGTATAAACATGATTGAAAGAGCTTCCAAAAAAGAATCTCAAAATGTACCGGCTTTACCACATATTGCAGGCTATAAATCTTCCATTCTAAGCCGCCATCACCACACTACCATAACAAACGAAGATAGGATGCCTTCGGCGATGACCCCAAGAGATGAGGATGCCTTAACAGAGATCCAAGAAAATCCATTTGTAACTAGCAAACTGCCGATaatgagaaaagaaaataggTTAGAAAATATAACTCTTTCATTTGAGGATGAGGAGCTTGAATCACTTGGCGAAGTGGAAGGCCCTAACCAAAAGtctcaagaaaataacaatGAGGAAAGTTTTAAAGAGAACAATAAAAGTTTAACAGAGTCTCCTCATGGTGATGACCGTGACATATCAATGTTTCAATTCGACTCAAATGTTGATACTAAATGGGCAGAGCAGGAAGATATGGACAGCACATTTCAACGTCGAACCTCACTAGATTATGGGGGTTACTTTTAA
- the RET3 gene encoding coatomer subunit zeta (Zeta subunit of the coatomer complex (COPI); COPI coats Golgi-derived transport vesicles; involved in retrograde transport between Golgi and ER): protein MSSLSLYTVQAVLILDQQGERIYAKYYQPPHRSDEGHQLLFNSVKKQKEFEKQLYRKTHKQDSEILIFEDHLVLYKEYIDITIYLVASLEENEIVLQQGFSAIRGALDLILNSGMDKKNIQENYDMVLLAIDETIDNGVILETDSNTIASRVSKPPTNEPQMALDLDKGFLGAWGFAKSKFQERLQQGL, encoded by the coding sequence ATGTCTTCTTTATCGCTATATACTGTTCAGGCTGTTTTAATACTAGATCAGCAAGGAGAACGAATTTATGCAAAGTATTATCAACCTCCTCATAGATCTGATGAAGGACACCAATTGCTCTTCAATTCGGtgaagaagcaaaaagaGTTTGAGAAACAACTATACCGTAAGACTCACAAGCAAGATTCGGAGATTTTAATCTTCGAGGATCATTTAGTCCTTTACAAAGAATACATTGATATCACGATATATTTAGTTGCTTCGCTGGAAGAGAATGAAATTGTTCTTCAGCAAGGATTTTCAGCAATCAGAGGAGCTTTggatttgattttgaactCAGGAATggacaaaaaaaacatcCAAGAAAACTATGATATGGTTTTATTAGCTATTGATGAAACCATTGATAATGGTGTTATCCTCGAAACTGACTCTAACACTATTGCATCCAGAGTTTCTAAACCACCTACGAACGAACCCCAAATGGCATTAGATTTGGATAAGGGTTTCTTAGGCGCGTGGGGTTTCGCAAAGAGCAAGTTTCAAGAAAGGTTACAGCAAGGCTTATGA